AAGGAGAGACCCATGCTGAGCAACATGCCGAAGTCTGTCTTCAATGGCCTGGCGGTGCTGACGGTGGCCATTCCCGTGGTGGCGTGGAGCACGCTGACGCCGGTGCACAACGTGCGCTCGTCGAACGTGTTCTTGCACGAGTTCGATTACGCCACGCAGCAGAGCACCAGCCACACGATGGGCTACAGCCGGGCGACGTTCAGCTGGCAGGAAGGCACGCTCCAGGGCTTCGGCAACGTGCAGTTGAAGACCAAGACGGACACCTTCGAGTTCAAGCTGGTGCGCCTCAGCTCCGCCGACGCCGATGAGCTCAACGGCGAGTGGGATGTCTTCAAGAATGGCAATCCCACGTGCGCCGGGTGCAAGGGTTACCTCTACGTGTCGGCGCCGGGGCTGAGCAGCCAGTACCTCAAGTCCTCCATCGACAACGGCAAGGTCGCCTATTCCTTCTACGGCGACCTGGACCCCAACACGCGCTACGACTACTGAGCGCGTCCGCCGTGTCAGTGAAATCACGTATTGCCCCGATTTCTTGACCCGGTGAGGGAGCCCCCGCATGGTGGCCGACAGGAGCCTGTCGGCCCTCATCTCGCGAGGAGAACACCATGCTGAGCAACATGCCGAAGTCTGTCTTCAATGGCCTGGCGGCCCTGACGGTGGCCATCCCCGTGGTGGCGTGGAGCACCCTGGCCCCGGTCCACAACGTGCGCTCGTCGTCCATGACCGGCTTCCAGGAGTACAACCACACCACGGGGCAGTTCACCCTCTACACGGTGACGTCGGGCAAGGCGACGTTCAGCTGGCAGGAGGGCACGCTCCAGAGCTTCGGCAACGTGCAGGTGAAGACCCAGACGGACAGCTTCGAATTCAAGCTGGTGCGCACCACCTCGTCCGACTCCATTTCGATCAACGGCGAGTGGGACGTGTTCAAGAATGGCACTCCCCGGTGCGCCGGGTGCAAGGGTTACATGAACGTGTCGCCGCCGGGGGATAGCTACCCGTACCTCAAGGCCGTCATGGGCGATGACAAGGCCAGCTACACCATCTCCGGCGACCTGGACCCCAACACGCGCTACGACTACTGAGCGCATCCGCGCCGCGCCCCAGCCCATGCCCCAGCGGCCTCCGAGCCTCCCCGACGCCCGCGCGCTGCGCATCCTCTTCGACACCTTCTGGTCGTCCGAGGGCTGGAAGTCCCGGCCCCACACGCCCGAGGAGGACCTGGCGTACGCGCGCGCCGCCGGGCTCATGTTCGAGCCGGTGACGCTCGGCCATGATGCGCTCATCGCCCAGTGCGTGGAGCGGGCCGCGCGGCTGGAGCCGCGGCGGGTGTCGGACGCGTTCCTCGCGAGCCTCTCCACCCGGCGGCTGGAGCTGCGCTCGGCGCTGGGCTCCTACGCGGTGGCCCGCCACCTGCCCCGCCACGGGTTCAGCGCGTCCGGTGACCGGGGTATCGGCTGCAACGTGTGCGGGCTGCGCGGGAAGGACGGGGCCCGGGAGCTCGACGTGCTGAACTTCGAGCGCTTCAAGTGGGGCGGGGTCCGCCACGACGACCCGGAGTACATCGCGTTCGACCTCGGGCAGTTCGAGCGGCTGGAGCCGGTGGAGCCCTCGCAGGAGGATCTCGAGTTGCTGCGCCAGGCGCTGCGAGCCCTGGTGGCGTTGCCACCGAAGACGACGGCGGCCCAGGCCGAGCGCGCGCTCCGGGTCCTCCCCTCCAACAAGCCGGAGCGCGGGGTGCTGCTGGGCATTCTCGGCCTGTGTGGGGTGCTCGAGACGCCGGAGCACCCCGGGTATGCCACGGCCTTCGTGCCCCGGGGAGCGAGGGAACATACCGGCAAGCACTTCGATGACCAGAGCTACCCGGTGCGCTGGTGGCGGGCGTCCCACGGGGTGAACCGGGAGCACGTGCGGCGGCTCTTCCCCCAGCTCGGACCCGAGCCCTTCTGAGCGCGAGGGCGTCCTCCGCCGCCGTCCGGAAGCGGACACGGGGCCTGTCGCACGCCCCGGATAACCAGACAGCCCCTGAAGACAGACACGAAATGGCGCCGGGGGGCCAGCGTGTGACGCGAACAGACAAGACAGCCGCGGTGGAAATGTTCTAGAGAGCCGCCCACGCACGCACGGGGGAGCGGCCAATGCAGACGAAGAAGCGGCTGGGCGAAATCCTGGTGGAGCTGGGAGTGCTGGAGGGGTTGCAGTTGCAATCGGCCCTCGCCTACCAGCGCAAGTGGGGCGTGCCCCTGGGGCAGGTGGTGGTGGACCTGCGCTTCTGCACGGCGGAGCAGGTGCTGGAGGCGCTGGCGAACCAGACGGGCGTGCCGGCGATGAACCTGGACGGGCACCGGGTGGACGCGCGGATGGCGGAGCTGGTGCCGAGGCGGCTGGCGGAGATGCACCGGGTGGTGCCGCTGTGGCTGGAGGGCCCGCGGGACATGGTGCTGGTGGTGGCCATTGCCGCGCCGGCGAGCCTGCAGTCCCTGGACGCGGTGCGCAGCGTGGCGCGCAAGGCCCGGGTGGTGCCGTGGCTGGCGACGGACGCGGCGATTGGCCGGGCCATCGAGCGGCTGTACCAGGACGGGGCGGAGGCGACGTCCCGGCGCGCGGAGGTGGAGGCCATCACGCTGCCCGAGGCGGACGCGGACATGTCCGTCCACCACGACAGCATGGCGGCGCTGACGGAGGGCGGGCCCTTCGACGAGGGGCGCGGCATCCTCCTGCCGGACCTCGATCCCGCGCGCGAGACGTTGGACATTCCGCTGCTGGAGCCGCTGGAGATGGAGGAGCTGGCGGGACTGCTGGAGCTGCCGGAGCAGGCGGAGCCTGCGGGCGCGGTGCTCATCTACGGGTGGGGCGCGGCGGCGGCGGCGGGACTGGTGCGGGTGTTGGGGGAGGCGGGTTTCCGGGCGAGCGTGGCGAGCACGGAGCAGGTGCTGGCGGCGGACGAGCGGGCGGTGGTGCTGGCGCCGTTGCCGTCGCTGGAGGCGATGAGGCGCAAGCCGGTGGCGCAGCTGCTGGTGGCGGGCAAGGTGCCGGAGCTGGACGTGTTGAGGGCGCAGACGCTGGGAGCGCGGGGCTTCCTGGCGGCGCCGCTGGACACGGACCTGATGCTGCGGGCGGTGAGGCGGCTGCTGCGCGCGGCGGGCGAGCGGCCCCGGGTGCCGGCGGCCCAGCTGCTGGCGGCGGAGGCGCCCCGGCTCCGAGTGGCGAGCTGAGGCGCCCCGGGCGTCAGCGGACCAGCTCGAGGAAGCTCTCGGTGGGCATCCAGAGAGAGGAGAGCTCGAGCGGGAGCGAGGAGAAGGGCTCGGTGCGGACGATGGAGTCCCCCTCGTAGGAGTGGACGAGGAGCCAGCCGCGCTTGACGCGCTGGAAGACCTCGAGCGTGCGGGCGGCGGGGTCGACGAGCCACACGTGGGAGACGCCGGCGCGAGCGTAGGCGGGCAGCTTGCGGGTGCGGTCCAGCGCGGCGGTGGAGGGCGTGAGGACCTCGCAGATCCAATCCGGCGCGAGCGTGAGGAAGGGCTCATCGGGCGTGGGCGCCTCGGAGAGCCTGTCGCGGCGCCAGCCGGCGAGATCCGGGACGAGCACATCGCGGCCGAGCCGGAGCTCGGGAGCGCGCAGGAAGCACCAGCGGCCGGAGCCCCCGCGGCGGGGATCGAGCCTTTCACCGAGTTCCACTCCCAACATGAAAGCGGCGCGGGCCTGACCTGGCGCCGGCCGGGGCGAAGCCACCAGCTCCTCGTCGACGATCTCCCCAACCCATCCCATGGGCAGCGCCTCGAGAGCCGAGTACGCCGCCTGGCTGTTGCACATCGGAATCACCCTGTCCTCCTACGGCCCTGGTGAGTGGGCCGGGCAGGGGAAGCAGTCTAGGGAGGGGTCTGACATGCGCCGGGCGGCGGGGCGGGTGTCTACTTGCCGATACAGAAGCGCTGGAAGATGGCGTCGAGGAGGGCCTCGGAAGCGGAGGTTCCGGACACTTCGCCGAGGGACTCGAGGGCGAGGGCGATTTCACCGGAGACGACCTCGAGGGTGGAGAAGCGGCAGGCCGCCTCGGCCCGGGAGAGGGCCTCGGCGGTGCGCCGGAGGGCATCGGCGTGACGTTCGGAGACGAGGGCGACGGCGGAGGGAGCGCCGCCGCCCCACAAGCGCGAGAGCATCTGGGAGCGGAGCACCTCCACCCCCTCGCCCGTCAAACCACTGACGGCCAAAGCGGAATCAGCCACCGCCGAATCAGCCACCGCCAAATCAGCCACCGCCAAATCAGCCACCGCCAAATCAGCCACCGTGGAAACAGATCCGCGGCCAACACCCCTCGCCCTCCGGGAGAGGGACGGGGTGAGGGTGTCCGCCTCCCGGGTTGAGCCCGAGTCAATCCCCTCTCCCTCTGGGAGAGGGTCAGGGTGAGGGACAACGGGCCCCCGGGCCCCGCGGACATCGCACTTCCCCGCGACGAGAAGAACAGGAGTGGCCCCGGCGTCACGAATCCACCGCTGAGCCTCCGCGTCACGGGCCTCGGGAGGGAGCACGAGGACGGCGAGATCAACGGAAGCGAGCACCTCGCGAGTGCGAGCAATGCCCAGGGCCTCGACGCGGCCGGGAGCCTCGCGAAGCCCGGCGGTATCGAGCAGGAGCACCCCGAGCCCGTCCCATTCGACGCGGGCCTCCAGGACATCGCGAGTCGTCCCCGGCTCCTCATCCACGAGGGCGCGCTGTTCCCCCAGGAGGCGGTTGAACAGGGTGGACTTGCCCGCATTCACGGGCCCGTACAGGGCCACACGGGCCCCGCGGCGCACGAGCCGTCCACGGCCCACCTCGGCGAGCAGCGACTCCGCGGTGCCCCTCAACTCGGAGACACGGGCCTCCATGCCCGCATCGGCGCCCTCGGCCTCCTCGGGAAAATTCAGCACGCCCTCGAGGTCCGCATGGAGCGAGCGAAGCGGCTCCTCCAGCCCGCGGACACGCGAGGCCAGGGCCCCGGAGAGACCCGCCGCCGCCGCACGCACGGCGGCCTCGGAGTCCGCGGCGACGAGATCGGCAACGGCCTCGGCGCGGGTGAGATCCATCCGGCCGTGAAGGAAGGCGCGGCGGGTGAACTCCCCGGGGCCGGCATGGCGCACCTCGGGATGCTCCAGGGCCCGGGCGAGCAACATGCGCAGGAGGCGGGGGCTGCCGTGCGCCTGGAGCTCGACGACATCCTCCCCGGTGAAGGAATGAGGCGCGCGGAAGTACAGGAACAACCCCTCATCGAGCACGGCGCCCGAGGCATCGACGAAGGAGGCGAGGTAGGCATGCCGGGGAGCCGGCGAGGCAGGCACGCCGGGGGCGAGCATGCGGCCCACCTCGAGGGAAGCGGGGCCGGAGAGGCGGAGGATGCCGACGGCACCGGCGGTGGGGGCGGTGGCGAGCGCGGCGAGGGTGGCGGGGGAGCTCATGAAGGGGACATCGCGCGAAGCCTCACCGCGCCCCCGGGAGGGGGAGGACAGCAGGGACTACGGGAGCGTGAAGGAGGCGGGGGTATTGAAGTTCTCGTCGTAGCAACCGTTGCAGAACACGATGCCATTGCCATCGGCCTTGCCACCCCGGAGTTGGGAGGAGGCGATGCGGATGGAATAGCCCTCGGCGGAGCGGAGGATCTGTGTAGCACCGGAGAGGGTGGAGCGCTGCACGTCCACGACCTGGGGAGCGGAGCCGGAGGGCAGCACCTCGAGGGCGCGCGCCTGCAGCCCGGGGGTGGCGGAGCCCGAGAGGGTGCTGTCGCGCACGGAAGCGGGGGAGGAGGCCAGCCGCACGCCCACGGACACAGCGCCCTCGGTGCCGGAGACCTCGGCGCGCACGAGCACCAGGCGGGAGCCCTCGGCCTCCACGCCCAGGGCCTCCGAGCCGCTCCGCCCCAGGGCCGAGGAGTCCCACAGCTCCACCGTGCCCCGGTGCACGGAGACGCCCGCGGCCCGGGCCCCGCCCTGGGCGAGGAACGTGGAACCGGACACCTTCACGGAGCAGCCCTCGCACGAGAAGCCCACGGTGTCGCCCCGGGAGGACACGGCGCTCGCCTGCACCCGCTCGAAGCCGCCGGGGCCGGCCGCCGCGGAGGACAGCAGCCCCACGGTGCGCGAGGAGCCCTCGCGGGCCACGGCCACCACGTCCCGGGCGCGGAACAGGGAGGAGGAGGTGGAGATCGCCACGGCCTCCCCGGAGCCCCCGAGGTGCTCCACGGTGAGCGAGCGCAGCTCGGTATGGTCGGCGGCCACCACGGTGGGGCCCGGGGCGCGGGAGCGCACGGTGGTGAGCTGCTGCCCGGAGCCCTGCACGTGGATGTACGGGCGCAGCTCGAGCCCCTGGGTGCCGAGGTCATACACACCGGGCTCGAGGAAGAGGAGCCAGGGCTCCTCGGCGGAGACCTTGATGATGGACCGGAGGGCGTTGCGCAGGTTCTCGCCGCCGATGAGGGGGGTGTCGCCCGGGGGCACGATGCGGACGCGGGCGAAGTTGCCAGGAGGCCCCATGGGCCCGGGGTCTCCCTTGGGACCGGGCTCGCCGCGAGGCCCGGGGACGGACTCGCCCGCGGGGCCGGGGTCTCCCTTGGGACCGGGGTCCCCCTTGCCTCCTCCACAGCCGGAGGCGGAGACGAGCAGGATGGACAGGGAGAGGACGAGGCGCCACATGGGAGAGGCCTCCTGAGCCCGGACGGGGCAGGGCCCGCTGGAACCGTCCAGCGGGAAGCCTCCAGGAACTACGCGCGCCTTCCCGCCGAGTCCAGCCGGCCCGAGGCGGGGTGCTGCCAGGAGACGCTCGGAACGTCCACCAGCGGCGCCCCGCGCGGCGCCGAGCCCACCGGATGACACCTACCCGGGACCGGGGGACATCGCACCGGGGGACAAGCCCCCGGCCACCTCAGCCGCGCGGGCCCTGCGCGGGAGTCGAGCCGCGGGCGGCGCGCTCGACGCTCTCGCGGTTCTCCTCGATGTACTTCTCGACCGCGGCGTCCTCCAGCTCCAGGTCGCGGAGCACGCCGGGGTAGACGACCTTGAAGGCCGGGGACTCCTCGTCCCCGCGCAGCCGGAAGCTCATCTTCATCACGGCGGCGCCGTATAGCTTGTCCTTGAGCGACTTGGCCTTGCCCATGGAATGCCCTTTCGTCGGTGGGCCCCGGGGGCCTTAGCCCTCGAGGTCATCCTCGTCATCGTCGTCCGGCAGCATGCTCCGCTTGGGAAGCGGGGCGGGCTTCTCCGGAGTGAACACCACGCGCCGGTTGCGGCCCTCGCCCTCGCAAGAGACCTTCACCCCCGGCACACCCTCTACTGCTTTCAGGACGCGCGCGCGGTCATCTTGCTTCAGTGTAACGAGGGCATAGAAGCGGCCCAGCGAGGCCGACTTCTCGGCCAGCTTGCGAGCCACCTCGCGCAGGGCGGCATCCTCGGCCACCTCCACGGAGCGTTCATCCGACTCGGACGCCCCCCGGGCCTGGGGCGCTGGAGCCTTGGCCTGGGGAGCAGCCGCCTGGGGTCCCCGGGCGGGCTTGGGCTGCTGCGGCCGGGGCGCGGGCGCGGCGGCCGGGGGCACGGGCTGCGGCGCGGGCGCGGCGGCGGCGGTGGCCTGGGCGGCGGCCTGCTCGCGCTTCAGCCGCTCGCTGCGGGGCTCCGGGTGGACGCCGGCGCCCACCAGGAGGAAGCGCCGCTCGTTGCCCGGGCGGTGGAGCATCTTGTTGAGGAGGAACTGCAACGAGTCCACCACCTGGCTGCGCTTGCCTGGCTCCACACCGGGAGGCGGCTCGCCCTGGAAGTGCAGGGCGACGGAGAGGCTGCCATCGCTGGCGTCCTTGAAGTCGAGCCGGGCGGGGAAGCCCATCATGCCGAGGATGTCGGTGAGCAGCCGCTCCACGCGGGGGCGGATGTCCGCGCCGCCCGCGGGAGCCGGAGAGGAGCCGGGTGCCTGCACGTCGCTCACTTGCGCTTGCCTCCCGCCGTGGCCGGGGCCGTGCCCGCCGGCAGTCCGCCATCCCCTCCGCCCTTCTTCTCCAGCCACTTCCTCAGGCCGTACTGCTGGGCGATGGAGAGGATGTTGTTGGTGAAGATGTAGAGCGCGAGGCCCGCCGGGTAGTTGAGCAGCGTGGCGGTGAAGATGATGGGGACGACCCACGTCATGATTTTGGCCTGGGCCGGGTCACCCATCTGCGGCTGCAGCTTCTGGGTGATGATCATGCTGATGCCCAGCGCGAGCGGCAGCAGGTAGGTGGGATCCTTGAAGGTCAGGTCGCGCCACACCGGGCCGAAGAAGGGCTCCTGGTAGATGTCGTAGCTGTTGCGCAGGGCGGTGAAGAGGGCGATCCACACCGGCATCTGGATGAGCATCGGGAGGCAGCCGCCGAGCGGATTCACCTTGGCCTCCTGATAGACCTTCATCATCTCCATGTTCTGGCGCTCGCGGTCGTCCGCGTACTTCTTGCGCAGCTCCTCGATGCGCGGCTGGAGCTTCTTCATGGCCTCCATGCTCACCATGGAGCGGTGGGTGAGGGGCAGGAGGATCGTCTTCACCAGCACGGTGAGGAGGATGATGGCCACGCCCCAGTTGCCCACGATGCCGTGGAAGAACTTCATGATGCCCACCAGCAGCTTGGCGATGACGGCCCACATGCCGTAGTCGATGGTCTCGGTGAGCTGGGGGTTGTAGGCGGTGGCGGCCAGGCCGGTGGCCTCGCGCAGGGCCTGACCGGGCACGGCGGCGAGCAGCTCGTCCTCCTTGGGCCCGAAGTAGCCGCCGAAGCGCAGCGTCACCGTCTCGCCCGCGGCGGCGGTGATGGGGAAGCTGGCGGTGATGCCACGCGCCTCGGGGGTGGCCACGAAGTCGCAGCGGCCCTGCAGGGGCCCGTCCAGCGGGTAGAGCGCGGAGAGGAAGTACTGCTGGTCGATGCCGAAGTAGTGCACGGCGCCGCGCGAGTCCTCGGCGTCCGGCAGGCTCTGCTCGGGGGCCAGCTTGTGCTTCTCCTCGCCCACGCGGCACGAGGCGTAGCTGAGGTTGCCCACGCCGCCGAAGAAGGACGGGGCGTGCTCGTTGTTCGGGTCGATGGCGCGGTTGTAGTGCAGCTGCAGCTCACCGGTGGCCGCCTGGGCCGAGGTGTTCTTCACCTGCAGCGTGTAGAGCAGCTCGAAGCCCTGCCTGGCCCACTGCAGGCTCTTCGTCACCTCCCAGGGGCCCTGGCGCGCGGTGAGGACGGTGCCGTCGGCGGGGGTGCCCGTCTCGGCCACGGCGTAGCGCGCGTCGGCCGCCAGGGGCGCGGGGCCGGTGATGGACACGGACAGCGGCAGGGGCTGGCCGGCCACCGGCCGCGCCAGGTTCATCTGCGGCGGAGGCGGCACGTTGCCCCCGAAGAGCAGCTTGTAGCCCTCGGCGATGGACACCTGGCCCTGCTCGCGCATCTTCGGGCCCTGGAGCTCGGCCGAGACGAGGCCCGCGCCCTGGGTGGAGAAGGTGTAGTGGGCCCACTCGCGCTGGAAGTCGAGCGTGCGCACCGGCGGGGCGTCGGCGGCGGCCACGGCGGCCTCCGGGCCGGTGCCCGCCGCCGGCAGCCGGGGGGTGGTGTCCGTACCGGCGGTGGGAGCGGCCGTGCCAGCGTCGCTGCCGGCCACCACCTGCCCCGCGTCCGCGGCTCCGGCCTGGGGCGGCGGCCCCTGCGGAGCGGCGAAGTAGGTGTAGGCGAAGGTGAGCGCCATGGCGAGGGCGAGCGCCACCATCAGTCGCCGCTGGGAGTCAGCCGAGTTGGGCGAGAGCGGATCCAGATCGTTCATAGGGAGAGGGGGCGGTCAGGGCACCGGGTCGAAGCCGCCAGGGTGGAAGGGTTGGCAGCGCAGGAGGCGCCAGACGATGAGACGGGAGCCGCGCAGGGCACCGTGTTTGTGGAGCGCCTGGAGGGCGTACGAGGAACAGGAGGGGTGGAAGCGGCAGGCCGGGGGCAGCAGGGGCGAGAGGAAGCGCCGGTAGAAGCGGATGGGCAGCGCGAGCAGCCAGGCGAGAGGGCTCATCGGGTGGACTCCCGGGGGCCGGACGGAAACAGCCTCTGCAGCTTGCGGGTGATGCCATCGAAGGCGCGAGACAGGTCCGAGAACGACGCATCCTTGGCGGACTGGCGCACGACCAGGACTACGTCCACACCGGAGGGCCATTGCCCGCGACGCTTGCGGAAGAGCTCCCTGAGGAGCCTTCGCAGGCGGGCACGCTCCACGGCATTGCCCACCTTGCTGGAGACGGTCAGGCCCACGCGGCTGAAGGGCCGGGCGTTGGGCCGGGCGAGTCCCAGGAGACAGTCAGAGGGAAGCTTCTGACCCTTCTCCTGGACCTCGAGGAACTCGCGCCGGGTAAGCAGGCGCAGGGCCTTGGGAAAGCGCTCGTCGCGAGGTGGCGCCTGGCCCTCGGCCTTCACGCGAGCGTCCCGACTACTTCTTGTAGGACGACACCACCAGGCGCTTACGGCCCTTGGCGCGACGGCTCTTGAGCACGTCCTGACCGCCCTTGGTGGAGTTGCGCTTGCGGAAACCGTGGGTGCGGTTGCGCCGGATCTTGGAGGGTTGATAGGTGCGCTTGGACACGGCTGGACTCCTGGGACGACGAGACGCCCGAACGTGAAGTGGGCGCCCTTATCCACGAGACTGAGGAAGGCGGCGCTCGTAACCCGATCTCCCACCCAAGTCAATGTCGGATCACTCCGGGCTGTCCGGACCTGAAGGGCCGGCGCCCTTTTGCGCCCCACACCCGGGGTGAAACGGGCGGGGGGTGGGAGGACTCGCACCACAACCGGTGGGAGGGGGGTGGGGATTCCGCCCGGGGCTGAGATCGGACGAGCGGGTGTAGGGGTGCGGAATGTCAGGAGGAGGGGCGGCAAACTTGATCGCCCAGGGGGGGCCTGTTAGCACGGTCGGCCCCCGCCCTGGCGGTCTCGCCGGGGTCCTGGAGGCCTTTCGTGAACGCGCTCGCCCGCTCCCTGCCTGCCCAGCCAAGTGCCGAGAATCTCTGGGAGATGCTGCTGGACCGCCTCAAGCGGGACGGGAAGGACTACACGCTCAACTGGCTCAACCGGATGCAGCCGCTAGAGGTGCGCGAGGACGTGCTCGTGCTGGCGGTGCCGGACCGCTTCTACCAGGACTGGGTGGATGACCATTACCGGGGGCTGCTCGAGTCGACGCTGGCGCTGGTGACGGACTCGCCCACCCGGCTGGGCTACGAGGTGGTGCCGGGCCTGGCGCCTCCGCCGGAGCTGCAACCCGCACCCGCGGTCAAGACCGATGGGAGCCGGCCGCCCCGGCTCAACGCCCGCTTCACCTTCCAGAACTTCGTGGTGGCCGATAGCAACCAGCTGGCGGCCGCGGCGGCCCAGGCGGTG
The sequence above is drawn from the Archangium gephyra genome and encodes:
- the yidC gene encoding membrane protein insertase YidC → MNDLDPLSPNSADSQRRLMVALALAMALTFAYTYFAAPQGPPPQAGAADAGQVVAGSDAGTAAPTAGTDTTPRLPAAGTGPEAAVAAADAPPVRTLDFQREWAHYTFSTQGAGLVSAELQGPKMREQGQVSIAEGYKLLFGGNVPPPPQMNLARPVAGQPLPLSVSITGPAPLAADARYAVAETGTPADGTVLTARQGPWEVTKSLQWARQGFELLYTLQVKNTSAQAATGELQLHYNRAIDPNNEHAPSFFGGVGNLSYASCRVGEEKHKLAPEQSLPDAEDSRGAVHYFGIDQQYFLSALYPLDGPLQGRCDFVATPEARGITASFPITAAAGETVTLRFGGYFGPKEDELLAAVPGQALREATGLAATAYNPQLTETIDYGMWAVIAKLLVGIMKFFHGIVGNWGVAIILLTVLVKTILLPLTHRSMVSMEAMKKLQPRIEELRKKYADDRERQNMEMMKVYQEAKVNPLGGCLPMLIQMPVWIALFTALRNSYDIYQEPFFGPVWRDLTFKDPTYLLPLALGISMIITQKLQPQMGDPAQAKIMTWVVPIIFTATLLNYPAGLALYIFTNNILSIAQQYGLRKWLEKKGGGDGGLPAGTAPATAGGKRK
- a CDS encoding RNA-binding protein, which translates into the protein MSDVQAPGSSPAPAGGADIRPRVERLLTDILGMMGFPARLDFKDASDGSLSVALHFQGEPPPGVEPGKRSQVVDSLQFLLNKMLHRPGNERRFLLVGAGVHPEPRSERLKREQAAAQATAAAAPAPQPVPPAAAPAPRPQQPKPARGPQAAAPQAKAPAPQARGASESDERSVEVAEDAALREVARKLAEKSASLGRFYALVTLKQDDRARVLKAVEGVPGVKVSCEGEGRNRRVVFTPEKPAPLPKRSMLPDDDDEDDLEG
- the rpmH gene encoding 50S ribosomal protein L34 — encoded protein: MSKRTYQPSKIRRNRTHGFRKRNSTKGGQDVLKSRRAKGRKRLVVSSYKK
- the yidD gene encoding membrane protein insertion efficiency factor YidD; this translates as MSPLAWLLALPIRFYRRFLSPLLPPACRFHPSCSSYALQALHKHGALRGSRLIVWRLLRCQPFHPGGFDPVP
- a CDS encoding tRNA modification GTPase: MSSPATLAALATAPTAGAVGILRLSGPASLEVGRMLAPGVPASPAPRHAYLASFVDASGAVLDEGLFLYFRAPHSFTGEDVVELQAHGSPRLLRMLLARALEHPEVRHAGPGEFTRRAFLHGRMDLTRAEAVADLVAADSEAAVRAAAAGLSGALASRVRGLEEPLRSLHADLEGVLNFPEEAEGADAGMEARVSELRGTAESLLAEVGRGRLVRRGARVALYGPVNAGKSTLFNRLLGEQRALVDEEPGTTRDVLEARVEWDGLGVLLLDTAGLREAPGRVEALGIARTREVLASVDLAVLVLPPEARDAEAQRWIRDAGATPVLLVAGKCDVRGARGPVVPHPDPLPEGEGIDSGSTREADTLTPSLSRRARGVGRGSVSTVADLAVADLAVADLAVADSAVADSALAVSGLTGEGVEVLRSQMLSRLWGGGAPSAVALVSERHADALRRTAEALSRAEAACRFSTLEVVSGEIALALESLGEVSGTSASEALLDAIFQRFCIGK
- the rnpA gene encoding ribonuclease P protein component, which translates into the protein MKAEGQAPPRDERFPKALRLLTRREFLEVQEKGQKLPSDCLLGLARPNARPFSRVGLTVSSKVGNAVERARLRRLLRELFRKRRGQWPSGVDVVLVVRQSAKDASFSDLSRAFDGITRKLQRLFPSGPRESTR
- a CDS encoding Uma2 family endonuclease, with translation MCNSQAAYSALEALPMGWVGEIVDEELVASPRPAPGQARAAFMLGVELGERLDPRRGGSGRWCFLRAPELRLGRDVLVPDLAGWRRDRLSEAPTPDEPFLTLAPDWICEVLTPSTAALDRTRKLPAYARAGVSHVWLVDPAARTLEVFQRVKRGWLLVHSYEGDSIVRTEPFSSLPLELSSLWMPTESFLELVR